A window of Theropithecus gelada isolate Dixy chromosome 14, Tgel_1.0, whole genome shotgun sequence contains these coding sequences:
- the LOC112606554 gene encoding RNA-binding protein 4B isoform X2, producing the protein MVKLFIGNLPREATEQEIRSLFEQYGKVLECDIIKNYGFVHIEDKTAAEDAIRNLHHYKLHGVNINVEASKNKSKASTKLHVGNISPTCTNQELRAKFEEYGPVIECDIVKDYAFVHMERAEDAVEAIRGLDNTEFQGRIIAD; encoded by the coding sequence ATGGTGAAGCTGTTCATCGGAAACCTGCCCCGGGAGGCCACAGAGCAGGAGATTCGCTCTCTTTTCGAACAGTATGGGAAGGTGCTGGAATGTGACATCATTAAGAACTATGGCTTTGTGCACATAGAAGACAAGACGGCAGCTGAGGATGCCATACGCAACCTGCACCATTACAAGCTTCATGGGGTGAACATCAACGTGGAAGCCAGCAAGAATAAGAGCAAAGCTTCAACCAAGTTACACGTGGGTAACATCAGCCCCACTTGTACCAACCAAGAGCTTCGAGCCAAGTTTGAGGAGTATGGTCCGGTCATCGAATGTGACATCGTGAAAGATTATGCCTTCGTACACATGGAGCGGGCAGAGGATGCAGTGGAGGCCATCAGGGGCCTTGACAACACAGAGTTTCAAG